The Amycolatopsis mongoliensis genome includes a window with the following:
- a CDS encoding Trp biosynthesis-associated membrane protein, with the protein MIVVALLLGALALWGASRLTWFAEFRDGGVRGTVLHRETGEQRATALVPLALLALAGVAGVIATGGWARRVLGVVLALAGVAAVWAGVAGVRFSGYADGLPVTEMLLGRGLAVLGGMLVAAGGLAAVKGAGTAARLGARYAAPATRKKARDPDAELWEALSEGEDPTDVRGRHSE; encoded by the coding sequence ATGATCGTGGTCGCGCTCCTGCTCGGCGCCCTCGCGCTGTGGGGTGCGTCACGGCTGACGTGGTTCGCGGAGTTCCGCGACGGCGGCGTCCGGGGGACCGTGCTCCACCGCGAGACCGGCGAGCAGCGGGCGACGGCGCTCGTGCCGCTGGCCCTGCTCGCCCTCGCCGGCGTGGCCGGGGTGATCGCGACCGGCGGCTGGGCGCGGCGCGTGCTGGGCGTCGTGCTCGCGCTGGCGGGCGTCGCCGCGGTCTGGGCCGGGGTGGCCGGGGTCCGGTTCTCCGGCTACGCGGACGGGCTGCCCGTCACCGAGATGCTGCTGGGCCGCGGCCTGGCTGTGCTGGGGGGAATGCTCGTCGCGGCCGGCGGGTTGGCAGCCGTCAAGGGCGCCGGGACGGCCGCGCGGCTGGGGGCCAGGTACGCGGCTCCGGCCACGCGCAAGAAGGCGCGTGACCCGGACGCCGAGCTGTGGGAAGCGCTGTCGGAAGGAGAAGATCCGACGGACGTCCGGGGGAGGCATTCGGAGTAA